The window aaataaatgataaaactAATTTAGTTAAAACTATTACATCTTTATATTACATTAGTGTCGTTAGATATCACAATCACATATGGTTCCATGCAATTATTTCCTATTTagaatagaaaaatgaaaaagttgaGGGAGCGGAAAAAGAACGCTTTCTGGCATGCATAAAGATTTGAATACGAATCCTTCATCTTCACACAGTCACAGCTTTAGGTTGGGTTTGCTCAAAATCGAAAACCTCAAACATGAGGCGTCTTACATCTGGCTTCCCGTATATTGTGTATGCGAGACCATGAATGGCTTGTTGAACAGCGGTTGTGGCTGGATTTCTTAATCTTCGGTTGTGCTCATATGCATCCTGAACTTGGTCGGAGAAGATGATAAACTGGTGGAGACGCTTCTCTCTCAAATATCTCCCGCAGAATTTGTTCATGAGAACACGGCGATGTCTCTCTGCTAACCACTTTCCAGGAGCATCTAAATGTTTCATCAGCAACCTTTCTGCCATCACAAGGTCCTAGACAAGATATAAACACACAACCACCCAAATTCAACATATATATTTAGTATGGGGAAAGAGATATATGGGGTCTCCTACACAATGTAGGACAAATAAATTTGCATTTACACAGTGTAACTTATTACCTGGATCTTTTGGCCAACATATTCTAAACGCTCGTAACAAAATCGAGGATGCTCAAATTTGTGCTTCGATGGATGCAAGAAAGAAAGCTGTACGCAAATAAGAAAGTAAGCAATACATCAAGATGCGGGGCCTATACAGACTATAAACATTAACAAATAAGAGTAAGTACATCGAATAGGTGACAAAACGGACATAACCTATCCAGATTTGGTGGATCTAAAATCTTGGAATAGGATAATCCGCCCTAGTAAACTTTGAGTGTGACAGAGAAAATACTAGTTAGACATCTGGTGACACGTATAGAAATGGTAACAGATCATTTTGGCATGTTGCCTTTGtcttctcttattttatttttaactttttttcagATTACTCACTATGTTATATTACgattagtttaaataaaattgcatACTACACGCAAATGCACATATAGAGATGGAGGACAGTGAGGGAAACACCTGTAGCCCAAGTCCAAGTTCGATGTTCCTAGCTGCAGTAATGTCTGGAATTCTATCAGTCAATGCTAAGGGATATCCCAATGTCCGCATGACTTTAGGTCGGCTCTCATAATCCCATACATTTCCCCTGAACCGATGCATACCGGGTGGAACACAAGCCCTGAAGAGCCTTGGATGTGCAAAAAGCGCATCTTCTGGGGGCTGTAGAGGGGAAAACACATTATTTGCAGGAACTTACATGAGAAGATACAAAATCAAAACTATTTCTGTAAAATATGGCAACCAAATTGTATGTGAAAATTTATATAGTCATTCTAATATATAACATGAATAATTTATCCAAAAAGATGCAACATAAATCCCAACATTAGAACATTAACAGGGATTTAACATATGTTCAAAACAAGCCTCAAGAGTCAGGTTAAACCTAGTGCCGTTTGACGACCCTTAAATTATTTAGTCTTTATATTCAGTACCCATCATGGTTTTGCCAACTGCGTACATATAAACTGATATTCTTTTAATAAAACTCTTTGATCTTCTAAAGATCCCAGAGCAACTTTTGGAGcgtttattattttgttagtaTGCATAAACAACAGAAACAatgcacaaaaaaaaacttGCCCTGTAACCCGCAACATCCTGCCAGCTGAGTTTGTTGCCTTCAAATTCTACAGAAACATAATCTACGTCTTCAAGTTGTCTCCGTAGTTTTGGCTGGCAGGTCTCATCTTCTGGGTCCATTCCAAATACTTCGAAAAGAACACGATATACTTCTGGCATaccaaaacacaaatatattgcCCCAAACAAAGCCCAGAATACAGACCTGCCCAAAATACACAATAAATTTGAAGCTCAAATGCATTTTCTCATCAACTATGAGTTTTCAAGGCACAGAAGAATCTAGACAATTATATGATAAAAAGTAAATAGAAATTATTTATGTACTGCCAAAGAAACTATGGTCTGGTTCTGCAAGGTGAGATCTACAAGAACAGTAAGAGATAACTTGCAATCACTATGagatacatatacatataaacaTATAGTGTGCCCGTGTAtgtgtataaatatatttatatttatataaataaggAATGTAATTCGTCACTAAAATCAGCTAAAAACTAGTACTTAATATGTAGATACACCCTAAGTTGAGGCTAGGAAAGGGCCACACACTTATCATGTCTTCAACTTCCATTCTTAATCCCAAAAATGATTTTCAGCATTAGCCATATAACTTAGGTAATAGAGAAAGGCCAAAAGCACAGAACTTTGCTTCCATACAAGCCAGCCTCAAACCCTACATCTCCATTCTATCCCTTCatgatataaaattataaatgcgATATGATCTATCATCAACACAGAGGTTAGTCAATATAACCTAATCCCCACATATGCATCAGGGTACCAAGAAATGAAGAATTCTTATCATAGGCATGCATAATCAGTAGCCTTTAACAAAGGTCCATTCATCAGTATTGAAGTCTTCACCAAGTTTGCTCGTATGGTACTTTTGAAATCTTCTCTGAGTTGGATCAGGCTTACTTCTAGTTTAGCTACTTGTATTGTTTTGCCAATGTGGTATTGCTTCTTTAATTTAGTATAAATCCCAGTTTAAACCATCTCATAGATCGTCTCAATAGTTAAGagaattcatggcaatatctaGTGATACAAACTCCCATTTCATGAGAAGATTACTGCAATTATCTCCTTCCATTGTTTGAAATCCACCTAAATTTCTGAACTTCAGATACGAGTTATATTCAACTAACTACCATTGATTTCAAGTATCCAAGAAAAAAAGATCATTGAACTTACTTCACAGGTGGCTCTCGGTCCTTCCTCTGcaacttatccatatcatcAAAAGGAAACACCAGGTTCTGCAAGCTAGCAGCTCTAATCCACCTGGGCAAGTTCCTCTTCCCAATCAACCCAAACACCCTCTCCCTCATTGGACCCGGCGACTCCCTTGGATACCTCTGCAGGAAAAACTCAGCCAAACCCAATTCCAGCACATACTGCCCCAAAAACCACAGCCTCGAATGCGCGGACCGGACGTGCCGGGCATTGGTCCTCTCACAGGAGGGATGCTGAAACGCCATGTACAGCAAAGTGTCGAATTGCTTTGCTGGGTTGTCGTCCTCGAACCTATCCGAAGGCTCCAGCGGGTACCCAAGAGCTTGCTTGGCCTCCAGCAAGTACTCCTCTATCCACGCCTTGTCGGCATTGTTGAGCCGCGAAGAGGGCAAGCAGGAACTGAGTAAAGGGAACGACTTTAGCGACAATTGTGGGCTGTTCAGAAACCTCTGCGCTAATCTCTTGTCGTCCAACGGCGGCCGGAGTATGAACCGCTTCGGCGGCACCTTCTTCTTCGGAGAAGTCGCCCTTTTGCGCTCTGAGAGCTCTTTGAGGAGCCGCTGGGGGCTGTTTTGGGGGAGTTCCTGTTGTGGGTCGACGGCGACGGCGACGACGTGGAGATTTTGCGATCTTCGGTTTGGGAACTTGGGGGTTTTGAGGCAGATTTGGGTTGGGAACTGCGAGAAGGAGGAGGTGAAGGAGTAGTTATGGTAAGCGGATAGGTTGGAGACTTGTGTGAAAGAAGAAGAGAGCTCCATGAGTGaggtgtgttttttttcttaggAGGATGATAAGGGGGTGATGAGGGTTAAGAGATTAGGTCCGCCATGGATGGAGGGTTTTTGAAGGTGTTTGTGCAGGGTTTTGGGAAAATGGAAGATGGATAAGGTGGAGGAAGCGTGGCGCGCGAGTGTTAGCTTCTATTTGGTCTGCTCGTTAagatatttttttgttgatggtggagACATTTTTTTGGCTAGGGAAATGGTGTCGTATAGCTATTTCCAGTGTCGTATATACTAGTTCATAATGTTGTATTGTTTACTCCCTAACTTACTGTTTCTAGGTGGGGTGGATGTGGTATGGTTTGGACTAAACTTAGTAATTTCTTACACGATACGAAATTAACAGGCTTTAAGATTAACATTGTAACTAATCGGTTTGTTATTGAGTCGCTCGTTAAGTATTCATTAATAATGAGTTTACATGCAGAGAGTGGCAGATGCATTGAGGGACAGGGGGGGTTAGTTGACCTCCCCGAACTTCGGTGAACGTCCATGGATACCTTGGTGCTGACCCTCTAAACTTCGGTGAATGTTCATGGATACCTTGGGTGCTGCCTTTTTGAAAATTAGAGTTGGCTTCATATATGCCTTCCAACTGTTTGATAAAATGTTTGTAAAAAGGTAAATGAAATGGTGATCTCAGTGAATAACAAAGCATCATCATTCTTGGACAAACATATTAATGGAAGGCAATGATATCAAACATTGTTAGTGCTTTCAAGATAAGggtgtttctttgttaaacatTCATATGAGAGTAGCCTTGAAACATGTTAGTTACCCTCGCAAATGAAGCATTAAAAGGTGTGTAGTATGCCTTTCCAAATGACTTCAGACTTACcaagacttgatgaaatggtgatatgcatgctatttatggtaaaaaaaaaatttgcgctTGCAGCGCGCTATTCTTACTAACCCCCCT of the Pyrus communis chromosome 1, drPyrComm1.1, whole genome shotgun sequence genome contains:
- the LOC137736894 gene encoding ribonuclease III domain-containing protein RNC1, chloroplastic, translated to MELSSSFTQVSNLSAYHNYSFTSSFSQFPTQICLKTPKFPNRRSQNLHVVAVAVDPQQELPQNSPQRLLKELSERKRATSPKKKVPPKRFILRPPLDDKRLAQRFLNSPQLSLKSFPLLSSCLPSSRLNNADKAWIEEYLLEAKQALGYPLEPSDRFEDDNPAKQFDTLLYMAFQHPSCERTNARHVRSAHSRLWFLGQYVLELGLAEFFLQRYPRESPGPMRERVFGLIGKRNLPRWIRAASLQNLVFPFDDMDKLQRKDREPPVKSVFWALFGAIYLCFGMPEVYRVLFEVFGMDPEDETCQPKLRRQLEDVDYVSVEFEGNKLSWQDVAGYRASFFLCIPPEDALFAHPRLFRACVPPGMHRFRGNVWDYESRPKVMRTLGYPLALTDRIPDITAARNIELGLGLQLSFLHPSKHKFEHPRFCYERLEYVGQKIQDLVMAERLLMKHLDAPGKWLAERHRRVLMNKFCGRYLREKRLHQFIIFSDQVQDAYEHNRRLRNPATTAVQQAIHGLAYTIYGKPDVRRLMFEVFDFEQTQPKAVTV